The DNA window ACTTCTCTGaccgggaatacaccgaacctctgcttacaactcttctctAACTAGGAGGCCAGAGCTGACTAGGGAACGATCGATCGGGGACGCCCTCTCGGTGAAGACCCAGGAAAcagacagagcaagtaaggcggggcgctcatgtcaaccacaataccaaagaccgtaccctgcacacctccAAGATAGTACTATCAGGTCAGGTCAGAAAGGTGCTTtataaccttctagacatgttagAACACCAACAGTGTTGTGAGCGTCGACATTtgacctacagtatggtaggcgccgacatttgccataccagaagaacccAGTGAACCGACCACATGCATCCagccatcaacagtattgtgggcgccgacaaaccaccttgtacccgacggcgtgggcaataagactaggtaacacacacactctctttctctcacactctctcttgtacagccatccccttcatctataaaaggggatgtgctctctccaaaAGCAGGACAATTCAGACAGTTGATTCCGATTCTCTCcgcttggctctagaactctaatgCTAGATAGAGcatacgttcgaacacttagcgcacgtcggagctcccatcactcttggcccttcggtctagagtccgaccggacctctgataccccctatcttactccctctcatttgtaaccccacaacaaacttcgagcacctgggcttaggaataaagtcaccgaccgactcaaactggacgttgggcacgttgcttgaaccagtataaatcctatatcattgagtgctaggcaacatccgatcacaacgtatggcaaaacgacaaatatttactagttggtcattttTCACACCGACAGGGTCTATCATCATTGTGTATTACAATGGCTAGGGGATGAGCTAAGATTGCTTATAAACAACTAGCAATGTGCATGAAGCTATAGAGGATGCCCTATATGGAAACAGTAGTAGGAACATAGAGTAACAAATTATATTATTTAAAATACACAAAATGCAACAAAAAACTGAATTAACATAGTGAAATAATATGAGGAATCTTCACCACATATTTCATTTGCTTCAAGCacttttattttaactatatttataatatcaaaaaaTGAGCCTAGTCTTAACTTCTGACTCTTGTAGTGCTTTCCTCACAGTATTACATGCAAGGACATGTAGAGAATATCCTTCTCACCACCTTCTTCATGAAACAAATGAGAAACATATTTGATCTATTTTGTTGTCATCTACATATTGAGTTCCTTCCACAGGTAATGATGCTCTGATCATAGAATTTTCTTATTTGAACAATGCGAGAGTGAAATCATCTACATCAACACTATATAATCATAGGTTAACAATACACACAAGCATCATTCCTTATCTTGTACCTTAAACCATGGTTAAGCACAAAGTAGTAGGGACTAAGTAATGCCTTTGATCATGGTAATGGTAGAGTCGTAGAGAAGCCAAAGAGGCACTACAACACATTTTGCCTTTTAGATAAAAAAACTGTCATAGACCTGAGGTGTTTTTTTGTCGATATACCTTTTATGACTCTTTGGTGATGAAAACCATATATCTTCCCAAAAGTGTACACCTTCGGTGACAAACAAAGTGAGCCATTGGTTCAGCGATGAACACATTTTCATTATGAAACTATGACACTTGAAAAGATTGGGTCTTCGGAGGCCTTGGCTCACAAATTGTCTTGCAACAGACAAACTTTTTGCAATGATGATCCCTACATGCGTCACATGGCACTAGGCGTATTTCTGTGTAGGTGTGTAGCGAGATGGGTGCCACAAGGAGTGCCATTACAGAAGCCAAGCTATGCCCTTGCTTGAGTTATCAAGAATGCATGAGCAGCATCGTTGTCATGTGTGGCTCTATGGAGAACATTCATGCTCTTGACATCATGTGCAACAAGGGATAACATGGACACCACCATATGTGTTATTGTCCCTATGGAGTACATTCAATCGTATCATGCGTGTTTGGCTTGGAAGGGCAGTGATGCTGCTCAAGGGAGGTATGGATGAATGGAGAGGGGAGAGGTGTGTGGTAGCGGCTGGGGAGTATGATAGAGTGAGGTATGATGTTGTGTTTTATAGCCTAGGTCTAGGGCTCTGAGCTAAGGCTCAAGATGGACAGTGTGAGCTAGGGAGCACACAACAAGTCAACAATAATCCGTCAGTCGGTAGCTAGTGCAGTGGAGGGAGATTATATTGCAAGGGCACGATGCACAAGTGTGTGACTCCGAACTTCATCATATACTAAGGGGGCCACAAGCAATTGAAGGATAGAGGAGAATCTAAAAGGGTCTTGTTAGCATCCAAGAGGTAGAATTGGGTGCTTAATTAAAAACCTTAAACCTAGAGCCTAGGTCAGTTTGCAAATTCTAGGAAAAACTAGCCTAGCTGGTTTGCACAGTGGCCTAGGCCTGTTTGGGTCATTGTCAAAGTGCACAATGGACTCCACCATTGTGTTCCTCTCATCGAGACCTAATGATTTTtgctagtatacaaggtataGTTCAAATGGATACAAGGTGGATTTGGACCTACGCAAAGTGGTGATCTGAATgttcaacacctcaagcaagacattagaagctGTGTTGAAGACCCACGAGATATGCAAAGAGTCAAAGACATAAGATGGAACCAAACCGGACATGAAGACATGAAGAAACAAAGTCCAATGTATGCTATTTGCATGCACCAAATTGATCCAGTGCCCCCCCCATAGGCACCAGACTATATTTCTCATAGTAATCATAAATCGGTTCCATATTAACTTtgttcatcttgttttgggtgGAAACCATAACTATTTTGCCGTAAAACTAGCCTAGCTGGTTTGCACAGTGGCCTAGGCCTGTTTGGGTCATTGTCAAAGTGCACAATGGACTCCACCATTGTGTTCCTCTCATCGAGACCTAATGATTTTtgctagtatacaaggtataGTTCAAATGGATACAAGGTGGATTTGGACCTACGCAAAGTGGTGATCTGAATgttcaacacctcaagcaagacattagaagctGTGTTGAAGACCCACGAGATATGCAAAGAGTCAAAGACATAAGATGGAACCAAACCGGACATGAAGACATGAAGAAACAAAGTCCAATGTACGCTATTTGCATGCACCAAATTGATCCAGTGCCCCCCCCCCATAGGCACCAGACTATATTTCTCATAGTAATCATAAATCGGTTCCATATTAACTTtgttcatcttgttttgggtgGAAACCATAACTATTTTGCCGTAATCTGGTGAAACCGAAAAACAAAATTGACCAATAGTATTTTGGTAAAATTGCCTCCGTACATATTATGTTGCATTATTGCTAGTGAGTGTCAAAAGACCATCCAAAGTTAGCACATTGCCAAAACGGCATTATGGTAACTAAGTTTCAACAATACGCTATGCATGGTGGCAATTTCCCCGTAATATTTCATTGTTCCTGGTAATATTGAATGCCAATTTCTATGTAACATTCGCCCACAAGACCAATATTGTACATATTATTTATAGACCACCAAGTTAGGCACATTAGAGACCATGTTTTTCGAACAAAGAACCATATGCAGTATCTTATTCATAAAAACATGTCACTAAGGCAAGAACATCAAACCTTAAGGTTGGAATCCAACTATAAACATAAAAGTGTGATGCAAATactatttaaaaataataacaagGAGTCAACTAAAGGCAAGAGTTTTCAAACTGAATTTAATTGTAGCCTATCACAAGGGTTTCAATAATGTTTGGGATGCACTAATATCACTTTTGGTGCAATTTGTAAACCGACAATGATGCTAGGCACATGGAAAttaatttaaactatagaaaataAGGAATCATTGAAGTCTACAAACACAATACAaaaaaacaacaaacacatagaacATTTTAGGTCTAAGTTACAATCGAAGTCTATGAACACATTATAATATAACCACCTCATGAACATTCTTCTAGCACCTGAGTGGGTCTCAAAGGTGCAAGAACATACCGAGGGGGTATCGAGAGCCAACTTGGGTGCATAAGGATTTGGAGCCTGTGATGAGCAAGTGGCCACTGCTATCTTAGCATAGACCAACAAACATGGAGTCGTGATGAGAAACTCCGCACCGCTCGCTCAATGCAGACCGGCAACCAACCGGGGCGCCATATAGCATTAGATTGCTAACAACACATCCAAACCTTCGGTGTGTCTCCATCTTCAAAAACATTTTTCTAGTACCTCTCGTGTGCATCATCTTGACTACACATAATGAAATGTGTATGTCAAGGACTTTCTCCCACAAAAGAGCCATATATGTGGATACCATAAGTGGCAAAACATTATGGTGAGATATCTTGCATACTAAGTCGGCCGCAAGGGGATCTCATCTTTGTCCATGAAGCCATACGGACGCCGCTTTTATAACCAAAAGAAATGGTGGTAGGTAGGATCAATAATGGAGAATCAATGATGTGATAGTTACGTGCATCCAATGGTAAAAAAGAATACAGATGGGTCATTAcagaaactggcagtgatgtagtGGCTTGACCCGGCAATGACATTTCACTACCGGATTGTAGCATGAGCTGACTGTCATATCTTAGCTATCGCTGCCGATTTTTGTCTTGCCAGGTAGTAGTTGGAGTCGGCAGTGATAGGTACCATCACTGCAAGGTGAATAGCTTTCCACAAACTTTGCAGATCATAGGATTACATCCAACAGTGATAAGTAATCACTGCCGGCTCCagcacaaccggcagtgatgctcCGATAGTGATTGCATGTTCAGGCGTAGTGAGAGCTCCAATTGTGTGGGGGAATTAATCAAATCAGGATTCTAAAACTTGTTTAGGCGTAGATGGACCAGTAAATAGATCAATCTAGTGATTGAGAACTTGATTCGGGCAAGGGCGACAGGTACTAGGGTGACAAGAACTTGATTCGGCCTCCATCGTCAACGGAAAACAGAACAAAAGGTAGGTTTCTTCGCGATCATGCCTAATcacatttttcattaagaggaaaggaGAGTTACATCACATGAGCTTAGTAAGCCAAGGCTTATCAAGAATAACAGATCCCTACAAGACAAAGAGAAGTCTCTTAGGGATCAAGCAAGGTTCCGCTTGCACGAGCGTGCCCATGTTGCCAAGCCAATTTGGCTCTCCAGCATGGGTAAACTTACTTAGGAAGGCGAGTTTGCCAAGCAAGATGAGGATTTTCATTGCTACCAAACACTCAGCCTTGACGACTGAGGTGAGGTGAGGGTCTTGCCGAGGAACCAACCAGACCCTTCAATAGCTATTATTCTCTTGATGTCCTCAATGGACAAGTATTATGACATTTTCTCCCATGACCATGGACAAGTATTGTCAACTGAGTGCGACCGCGAGTATAAGATAAACTAATGATGAAAACAAATTTGTATGACTTAATTATACATAATTAGGTATATtataaaaattataaaaataaatGGACTACAATATATTTTGTTGCTTAATACTTTTGATTCTACTACTAGTTCATTATTCGTATGGTAAGCAGTTCATGTTTGTTGACTTGGATTGTTTAGTTATCACAACCAATTCAAGATAACGTTGTTATTTTACAATACTTATTAATGCTTACATATGTTCATTTTCAGGAAAAGCATCAGGCGAAAGTCTACATTTTAATCTCAAGGTATTCATAAGTTTCTATATTAATTCAAGCATATGACTAGTGTGCCACACTAACTAGGTCATCATTCTCCAATAAGGGAGACACACGAGGGAGCACATAATTTATATAGTCACAGAAGAACTATGACAAAGAATTCGACATTAGGAAGCAAACTATCTAGACTATTGATGCATGATGCTTATAAATTTTTTTATCTTATtgggttcttttttttttaatcatCATTATCTTATTGGGTTCTCATAAAAGGGAAATATGTACCTTCACTTACATTGCTGCTCCTTCGCTAAAAAAGTCCAAGAGCCTCTCTAAACATCAATCTGTACATCTCTATTTGAAGAGTAATCCCAATAATATTCTCTTTATATATCTCTCGTGTCTCCAGCAGGCACTCTAATTTCATTCTCTATACTCAAATGGCTTATCATAATGTTCCTTAAGTGATAAACTCATGATAGAACTAtcatatattgaatttacaaagtAATCTAGCCCCTCCAATAATGGAGAACGAGAAGGGTGGTTATGAAGAGTGAAAATATGAAGAGTGCTTTAGAAAATCCATTAGAACCTGATTTTTTCATTTTAAAATTCTATGATAAAGAACTATTTATAGGGTCTCTTGGAGATGTTTTTAGTTACCGGTTTTCATAATTCAACAAATTTTTTTCATACCCTACACAGCCACTGGCGTACAACTTTTCCCCCTGCCCAATGCAACCGCTCTTGGCTTATTATTATGCTTTTTAAATCCAGGGCTCGCAACCATCTAGGCAATTACACATTGCCAATATATAGTAAATTTTCAATTAAACTAGACTTCAGGGAAATAGTCTTGACGTAGGTTAGGAAATTAAGCAATGGAACAATCGGATCTTGAACTGGGCTAACTAAAAAAACTGTCTCGTTGGGAGCATTGGATCATGCCAATCGACTAGCTATATATGCTGCCAGTTGTAGGCTTGACAAGTGCTGTGGAATAGGATCCTTATATTTATATTCTTATTATTTGTGCTCACTCTCCGTCTCCGCCCATCCCTAAACCTCACCTCAGTATGCGCATATGGGTAGttattttttgtttatttatCTTTTTCATGGCTGAATGAAAATGCTTCAGGGGTACATTGCTGGCAACCCAATGACCGACAAGAAgttcgacacagatggaaaaatCAAATTTTTTCATGGAATGGGACTTATATCAGATGAGCTTTATGAGGTGATGAAAATCATAACACAGTTTTTGTATAGTTTCATATAATTTTCGCATGCAGTTATTCTAGCCACTCTAAAAGAAGCATCCTGCATCCTGGCCCCGaataaaaccaaaaaaaaaagtcgTTTCTCATATTTACATCAGAAGGCTAAGCGACCTGATGTATTCTTACACGAAGGTTGCATGTTTATCAAGGatacaaatatatttttttgCTTGCAGCTTGCCAAAGTGAACTGTAGAGGAAGCTATGATCCGCCCGCCAATCATCAATGTGCAAAATGCATTGAGTCTATAAACCATGTAAGTCATTCCACAGTTGAATTGCTCAATGGCATGTACATACCAGTGTATCCATCCACGGTGGAGGCTCGATAAATCAATAAATAATTTTAATTTCATCAGAAAATGAAATGATGTTAATTACCTATTCGGAATGAACAAAAAGCACACCTATATTTTTCTTGAACCAATAAAAAAGCACACATATATTGATTTCCTCAGTATAAAAAATTTAAAAGTAAACCTACTGCTCTGAAGAGTTGTATCAGTCTGTTTGACTTGAATTATATTTCCATTTATTTGACTGCGATCTTATAGTACACCCTCAAGAAATTAAGTGTTCCCTTGAATTATTATGTTATTAATTTTCCCTGGCAAAGTGGTTTGCTTCAGATGGCATGTGGAATTGTCACCTATCTGACTTTATGTATATCATCTTCAATTTAGCGCCGCATGTATACGGCAAATCTCACTAAGGCTCTAATTGATAATGAAAAAGCAGTGCACAAAGGACATCAATGAGTTTCACATCCTCGAGCCGTCATGCAAAACGCTTTGGAGAAATGTGACAGAAAAGGCCGAAATGCACAGGGTCATGCTGGAGTCCGATGGCGTTGGCGTGCCTATGCACTTCAAGTGCAGAGTAATTtagcaaaaacaaaaagaaaacatatGTCCAGTAGCATTCATTCCTATTGACGTCTATACTTAATCTCATGTCCTACCGATCTTTGTTTCCTTGCAGCACGACTCTTATGAGTTGTTATATATATGGACAAATGATGAAAGTGTAAGGAAGAATCTGGGCATTCGACAGGTATACACCGGCCTAGACTTTTAGCTACCATTGGTCGATGCATGCAGCTCATTTCATAGCAAAGATACTTATGTCCCCTGTTTGAATCATGGGTTAGGCTACGAAGTAAGAGAATCGAATATTTTTATTCTACCACCACTTGATGTGCCAGACCAAAGCCGTCGACTAATTCTGTGGTATAGATAAAAATTCTTTGTCCCCATTTTCATAATAACCTTATACGTACGTTTGGTTTGGGTGTATTTGATCGGTAAGGACAGCTCAATAGTTTTTTGAGAGAACGCGCTACGCGCATGTTTCATTAAGAGAAGGGGAAACAAGGCAGCTCAATAGTTACGTATGTGCATGCTCAGAAAGAGACAACTATACATTTTTGAATTGGTCGATGGCAAATTCAAAATGAAACATGTGCATACAGCAAAAAAAAAGAGTCCCAATTCTGAATACAGTCCAAACAACCAACAGCCAGAAGCACGCGACAAAATTGTTTcccgcgtgatgagactcaaatttcaaaaaatagaaaacccttcaatacgatgtcagatgaagataatttttatatgtaaattgtagacctcgatgagatctacaactttgtagttttgagttttttcatttgaggacagtaagatgctcaaaaaaataatataaaatttcagcaccatattttatcgcgtgatgagactcaaatttcaaaaaatagaaaacccttcaatacgatgtcggatgaagataatttttatatgtaaattgtagacctcgatgagatctacaactttgtagttttgagttttttttcatttgaggatgttaagatgctcaaaaaaataatataaaatttcggcactcccgaaaatatcaaaagttactgttcacccgcgAAACCGCCCACAAGGTTGacagttgaactttttcgagagttggagggccaaagttgtccggttttgaagttcgaggttgaaatccgaactttgctgcaagttggagggtgtaaattggaatTAACCCATATGTGGGACATTTTGCATATTGGTCCACGTTATATATTCCTGTAACATTGCTTCACTACAGGAAACAGTCGGAGAATGGAGAAGATGTAACATTTCCATACTTTACGAAAAGGATATCCCAAGTACAGTAGAGCATCATCGGATGCTACGCAGAAGTGGATATCAGGCTCTGATATACAGGTTAGTTATAGTGTCCATGAACACTCGCTGTGACTCACAATGTACTCTGCAATATGCTTGTTAGCTTCAAGTTTCTCTATTGGTACACGTGATTCCACTTAGATTCAGTTGTCTGACGGGAAAATCAGATCAAAAGGCGATTGCAAGATACTAAATCTCTGATATTTCAAATGTCAGCTTCTCCACAATATTTCCCAGTCAGGAATCCTTAGAGTGCTCATTTCCAATGCTCACATAATTTGCTGGTTTGTTGCTTAATGTTGCAGTGGCGATCACGACAGTGCATTTTCCTTTGTTGGCACACAAGCATGGATTAGATCTCTTAACCTGTCTATCAATGAAGACTGGCGACCATGGCATGTTGATGACCAAGTTGCAGGGTATGGAACCCATCATACCTTACATTTTTACCTTTGCACTTCTCATCGCACACCGCCACATAAAACCTAAGTGACCAAATGcgcccaaattataagttgtctTGCAATTTCTAGGTACTTAGCTTTTGCTATACACATACAAAATATTTTGTATATATAAATAGTTAAAGCTATGCgtttagaaaaacaaaaatgaTTAGCAATTTGGAAGGGGAGAGcaattgtcggtgtttttacCATCCGACGAGTGACCAACGTATCCAATCAGAGGGGTAGCATATGGGgcacaaatttatccagattcAGGTATGGGGTACCATAAATCCAGCAGAAATGAGCTTTATCGCTATGCACCGTCTGCTCCAGAGAGCGGGGGATGCTGATGATGTTGACGATGGATCAGTTGCTTTTCGCCTGGATTGCTTGGATTATACACACACGTGTGTGtgtataatatacatatatatgtttcGGTCACTCCATACAACGATAAAAAGGCGACGCAGCTGTAAAAAGCATCAGGCCAATGCACCAAAATCTGGATCAGTATAGTAAATTACCAACCATCAAGCGCTCACAAAATTCCTGAAATTCAATATGAATTCGCAGTCAGTGACAATTTTCAGAGAAGTTTTCGAAAATGAAATATCACTTATATCAACAACGTCTTCATTTTGTAACAAGCTTATGTAATTTCTCGATGCAACTGCTTGTTTATTTGTTTGAATGGTTCAAAGTAGCATTCTAAGGTTTGGCTGTTTTTTCTCGAGTTTCTTTTTCTAAGGATAGAATATAATCATGGGACTGGGCCTCTTAAGCATCTACGCTACATGCTAGAGTTCACCTTCACCATTGCAAACTTCCTATACCAATCAAGTCAACCTGGCATATGCATAGTTAACTGTCAATGTAAAATTCAGTCAAAATGATTGGCCCAGACTCCAATgaaagtaaatttaaataaaccAAGCACACGACTCTATTGAACCTAAGCAGTCAGTGGTTAATTTAAAGCATCATGCTTAGCAGCACAAAGTATTCAAGACTAACTAAGGTGCTCCATTTGTCATAaggaaattagaaaaaaaaaatcgatAGATGAAAGGTTTATGAGTCTTCTAGTATGACAGAGTGACTAGATACATGAACATAAAAATAAATCAGACATCCCTTTCAAGAAGCTAAACTTACAGCTGAAATTAGAGTCATATGAAAGAATAAGTTCCACTATATCATCAATCATTCCCTACTATATATGCACACATGCCTTCTGTAAAAGAAAACTGAAGAAGCAACTCCAAAATCCAGAGTACTTAGCTGGTTGCTCAAGGTGATACGTTAGGGGAGCTCGGACAGCAAGCTTCGTTAGGGGAGAAGAAAACCTAAGACGTGAGACTGGACATTCATCTAGAAAGTAGAAACACAAACTGGCATATATGATATAATCGGCTAGTGGTTTATTAGGAACATGGGGTTTTACCAAAAACAAATGTTAAAAGTTCAGGTCTGCTTTATTGAGCACCCACTGCTGCTGTCCAATGGAACTCCCTCCCATGGCCACCATGCGGGTCTCTGCAAGAGGAGAGGACCAAAAGAAAgctaaaaaaagaaaaggatggCCAATGCTGCCGCCCAGCGAAGCTCCTGCCCGTTGCCTGTTCGGATCCGAATTTGCGTGTGTTAGGGAGCCACAGTGCCCCCGCCCCACCAGCTAACCTCTCTTCATGTTCATGGTATGGCCCAATGGGAAAACAAAGGTCTATAAAGTCTCTCTCAACACCAAATCACACTTAAACTTCCTGATCCTAAATTTTGATGCTCATTCCTTTGAATTGATCATCATGtgagtgtgcaccacacctttcAAAGATTTGACTATTTTTATTCTAAGGCCCAAAGGGAAAACAAACATGAAATATCTATGCTACTTCAAGTGTctctcaacaccaaatgacagtTAAACGAGTCAGTGCTTAATCTGATGCTCAATCGTTTGACCAATGCTCTTGAATATTAAAGTGCTTAAGATCCCATATAAGGATCACTGTGATCTAGGTTTGGGTATCCCTACAAAATTCATATTTGTCACATTAATATTGTTGCTTTTAATCACCAAAACACTTACAAATGGATTTAGATGTTTATATTAAGTAGTTCAATGTTTTCAGCACATTTTTTCTTGGTATATAATCTACTTTACCACTCTCATAATGTTTTTGAAATATTGAAAAAGATATTTATTAATAAGAAAATGTTACAACAAGGTTCCCAACAAGTTCTGAATTATACCCCTAACATCTTTTCCCCTTGTTTGCACATGTTCAACAAGTGAACATTTTAGATCTCCTTGCAAGCACTTACGATATCTTTCCTCTTTTTTTCAGATTTACTACAGGTTACTCGAGTAATTTAACATATGCAACTGTGAAGGTATATGCTTTGGATATGTTTATTTTTCCATTCCGATAGCATATTTAAGTTATCTAAAGTCTTCTGGGCAACCTAAAAGCTATGCAACTTCACCCAATTATTAAGTTATCTGGGTATGTAGATAGTTATTTACATAATTTTGTTTAATCACATAGGGTGCTGGCCACACTGCTCCGGAGTACAAGCCCAAGGAGTGCCTCACAATGTTTGCAAGATGGATTTCCAGTATACCTTTATGAGTAATCATTTACCTATTGGAGTTCTCCATTAGTGTAAAACATTTTGTACCACTTAATATTTTGAGTGTTAAGGCAATGTACTAGAATATGTTAAACTCATTGAACTAAAAGCCAAAGACACTACGCCAGAACATGCAATCACTATCGGAGTATCACTGCCTGTTGTCCTAGAGCAATCACCGTTGGAGCATCATTGTCGGTCGTAAGCCTAGAATTCAGAAAATTAGCGGGCAGCTATTCACCCAGCAGTAATGGCACCTATCACTGTCGGCTAAAACCTAGCCGACAGCAATATATCACTACCGGGTGAAGctacaaaccagcagtgatagctACGATATCACTGTCTACTCTAGACAACCTAAGGCCTCCAATTTCAACCTagtcaaaacatatgcaataaaataatctatctagatgtacaACTagggttttgctaggtgtgttgctatatcTACCGTAAAatagttatgcaacctaggttccaatcctatcactGGCCTATCAAACTAAGCTAGGAATATTAAGCACATAACCTAAGTACATAAAGTAATTGCGAAAGGCAAAGGGCGATAGAGACGCAAACTACCATTTGATGAcactggtatttttaccgatgtaTTGAGAAGCTCTTTGCTTCCCCGCAGTCCTCGACGGAGCCGCTCATAAGGATGTCTGGCCCTCGCAAGGGCGAAGCTttcggttgggtaactccgtggatagccccgggccttccccacatgcaagtgggt is part of the Miscanthus floridulus cultivar M001 chromosome 9, ASM1932011v1, whole genome shotgun sequence genome and encodes:
- the LOC136483786 gene encoding serine carboxypeptidase-like 3 isoform X2, whose translation is MANNAPTCHAFSWLWLLLLLGLWCLVLYCPMMSSALVVRELPGFDGPLPFFLETGYVEVDESNGVQLFYYFVQSERDPARDPLLLWLQGGPGCSGLSGLVYEIGPFLFDVQYKVNGYEGGIPRLLYRPQTWTKVSNIIFVDSPVGAGFSYASTEEGFKSSDTIAIKQLVIFLKKWLDQHPQFMSNPLYIGGESYCGIIIPALTLEIDKLIRKASGESLHFNLKGYIAGNPMTDKKFDTDGKIKFFHGMGLISDELYELAKVNCRGSYDPPANHQCAKCIESINHHDSYELLYIWTNDESVRKNLGIRQETVGEWRRCNISILYEKDIPSTVEHHRMLRRSGYQALIYSGDHDSAFSFVGTQAWIRSLNLSINEDWRPWHVDDQVAGFTTGYSSNLTYATVKGAGHTAPEYKPKECLTMFARWISSIPL
- the LOC136483786 gene encoding serine carboxypeptidase-like 3 isoform X1 — translated: MANNAPTCHAFSWLWLLLLLGLWCLVLYCPMMSSALVVRELPGFDGPLPFFLETGYVEVDESNGVQLFYYFVQSERDPARDPLLLWLQGGPGCSGLSGLVYEIGPFLFDVQYKVNGYEGGIPRLLYRPQTWTKVSNIIFVDSPVGAGFSYASTEEGFKSSDTIAIKQLVIFLKKWLDQHPQFMSNPLYIGGESYCGIIIPALTLEIDKLIRKASGESLHFNLKGYIAGNPMTDKKFDTDGKIKFFHGMGLISDELYELAKVNCRGSYDPPANHQCAKCIESINHCTKDINEFHILEPSCKTLWRNVTEKAEMHRVMLESDGVGVPMHFKCRHDSYELLYIWTNDESVRKNLGIRQETVGEWRRCNISILYEKDIPSTVEHHRMLRRSGYQALIYSGDHDSAFSFVGTQAWIRSLNLSINEDWRPWHVDDQVAGFTTGYSSNLTYATVKGAGHTAPEYKPKECLTMFARWISSIPL